A stretch of Streptomyces vietnamensis DNA encodes these proteins:
- the nuoL gene encoding NADH-quinone oxidoreductase subunit L, producing MENLIALLIGAPLLGAAVLLCGGRRLDKAGHWLGTLLAAVSFVIGLALFADMLGKSADDRALHQTLYTWIPVEGFRADMAFQLDQLSMTFVLLITGVGTLIHVYSIGYMEHDERRRRFFGYLNLFVAAMLLLVLADNYLLLYFGWEGVGLASYLLIGFWQHKPTAATAAKKAFLVNRVGDMGLSIAIMIMFTTFGTFAFGPVLEASGQASEGKLTAIGLMLLLAACGKSAQVPLQSWLGDAMEGPTPVSALIHAATMVTAGVYLIVRSADIFNAAPDAQLVVTVVGAVTLLFGAIVGCAKDDIKKALAGSTMSQIGYMILAAGLGPIGYVFAIMHLVTHGFFKAGLFLGAGSVMHGMNDEVDMRKYGGLRKYMPVTFVTFGLGYLAIIGFPGLSGFFSKDKIIEAAFAKGGTEGWILGAVTLLGAAITAYYMTRVMLMTFFGEKRWQPAPDADQVPSAEPAAEHAAGEMPHPHESPKSMVIPMILLAVGSVAGGAIFEFSGFVEWLEPVTGFEHGHAPISAAAVTAATVAVMVIGVGLAYLQYGRRPVPVVAPRGSLLTRAARRDLLQDDFNHAVFVTGGTHLTRSLVYVDHSLVDGVVNGTAASVGGLSGRLRKLQNGYARSYAVSMFGGTAVLIAATLLMRAV from the coding sequence GTGGAAAATCTCATTGCGCTGCTCATCGGGGCGCCCCTGCTCGGGGCGGCGGTGCTGCTCTGCGGCGGCCGGCGACTCGACAAGGCCGGGCACTGGCTCGGCACGCTGCTCGCGGCCGTGTCCTTCGTGATCGGCCTCGCGCTCTTCGCCGACATGCTCGGCAAGAGCGCCGACGACCGGGCCCTGCACCAGACGCTCTACACCTGGATCCCCGTCGAGGGCTTCCGGGCGGACATGGCCTTCCAGCTCGACCAGCTGTCGATGACCTTCGTCCTGCTGATCACCGGGGTCGGCACGCTCATCCACGTCTACTCCATCGGCTACATGGAGCACGACGAGCGCCGCCGCCGCTTCTTCGGCTACCTCAACCTGTTCGTCGCGGCGATGCTCCTGCTCGTCCTCGCCGACAACTACCTGCTCCTGTACTTCGGCTGGGAGGGCGTCGGCCTCGCCTCGTACCTCCTGATCGGCTTCTGGCAGCACAAGCCCACCGCGGCCACCGCCGCGAAGAAGGCCTTCCTGGTCAACCGGGTCGGCGACATGGGCCTCTCCATCGCCATCATGATCATGTTCACCACCTTCGGGACCTTCGCCTTCGGGCCGGTCCTGGAGGCGAGCGGACAGGCCTCCGAGGGCAAGCTGACCGCGATCGGCCTGATGCTGCTCCTCGCCGCCTGCGGCAAGTCGGCCCAGGTGCCGCTGCAGTCCTGGCTCGGGGACGCGATGGAGGGCCCGACCCCGGTCTCGGCCCTCATCCACGCGGCCACGATGGTGACCGCTGGCGTGTACCTGATCGTCCGCTCCGCCGACATCTTCAACGCCGCGCCGGACGCCCAGCTCGTCGTCACCGTCGTCGGAGCGGTCACGCTCCTCTTCGGTGCGATCGTCGGTTGCGCGAAGGACGACATCAAGAAGGCCCTCGCCGGTTCGACGATGTCGCAGATCGGCTACATGATCCTGGCGGCCGGCCTCGGCCCCATCGGCTACGTCTTCGCGATCATGCACCTGGTCACGCACGGCTTCTTCAAGGCCGGGCTCTTCCTCGGTGCCGGATCCGTCATGCACGGCATGAACGACGAGGTCGACATGCGGAAGTACGGCGGCCTGCGGAAGTACATGCCGGTCACCTTCGTCACCTTCGGCCTCGGCTACCTCGCGATCATCGGCTTCCCCGGTCTGTCCGGCTTCTTCTCCAAGGACAAGATCATCGAGGCGGCCTTCGCCAAGGGCGGCACCGAGGGCTGGATCCTCGGCGCGGTCACCCTGCTCGGCGCGGCCATCACCGCGTACTACATGACCCGCGTGATGCTGATGACCTTCTTCGGCGAGAAGCGCTGGCAGCCGGCCCCGGACGCCGACCAGGTGCCCAGCGCCGAGCCGGCCGCCGAGCACGCGGCGGGCGAGATGCCCCACCCGCACGAGTCGCCCAAGTCGATGGTCATCCCGATGATCCTGCTGGCCGTCGGCTCGGTCGCCGGTGGTGCGATCTTCGAGTTCTCCGGGTTCGTCGAGTGGCTGGAGCCGGTCACCGGCTTCGAGCACGGCCACGCGCCGATCAGCGCCGCCGCCGTCACCGCCGCCACCGTCGCCGTCATGGTGATCGGCGTCGGCCTCGCGTACCTCCAGTACGGCCGCAGGCCCGTCCCGGTGGTCGCCCCGCGCGGCTCGCTCCTCACCCGGGCCGCCCGCCGCGACCTGCTCCAGGACGACTTCAACCACGCCGTCTTCGTCACCGGCGGCACGCACCTGACCCGCTCGCTGGTCTACGTCGACCACAGCCTGGTCGACGGCGTCGTCAACGGCACCGCGGCCTCCGTCGGCGGACTCTCCGGCCGGCTGCGCAAGCTCCAGAACGGCTACGCCCGCTCGTACGCGGTCTCCATGTTCGGAGGTACGGCGGTGCTGATCGCCGCGACCCTGCTGATGAGGGCGGTGTAA
- a CDS encoding NADH-quinone oxidoreductase subunit M: MSFPLLTATAAVPAVGAVLTAAVPAARRTAAKWLALLVSLVTLVLAAVVWAQFEPGGDRYQLTESHTWIKDFGVRYELGVDGIGVALIALTALLIPFIVLAGWHDADPLETSSRRWRPTQGFFALILMVEAMVILSFEATDVFLFYILFEAMLIPMYFLIGGFGDRAHTGSDENAAAQRSYAAVKFLLYNLVGGLIMLAAVIGLYVVAGNFSLTEIAEARANGSLDMATNTERLLFLGFFFAFAVKAPLWPLHTWLPNAMGEATAPVAVLITAVVDKVGTFAMLRFCLGLFPEASKWATPAIVVLALISIVYGALLAVGQRDIKRLVAYASISHFGFIILGIFAMTSQGQSGATLYMVNHGISTAALMLVAGFLISRRGSRLIADYGGVQKVAPVLAGTFLIGGLATLSLPGLAPFVSEFLVLVGAFERYPVAGIIATTGIVLAALYTLVLYQRTMTGPVKEEVRALPDLRARELAVVVPLIAVLIFLGVFPKPLTDVVNPAVRHTMSDVQQKDPEPQIQNVEAAK; this comes from the coding sequence ATGTCCTTCCCGCTCCTTACGGCGACGGCAGCGGTGCCAGCGGTGGGCGCCGTGCTCACCGCGGCCGTGCCCGCCGCCCGGCGCACCGCCGCCAAGTGGCTGGCGCTGCTCGTCTCGCTCGTCACGCTGGTGCTCGCCGCCGTCGTCTGGGCACAGTTCGAGCCCGGCGGCGACCGGTACCAGCTGACCGAGTCGCACACCTGGATCAAGGACTTCGGCGTCCGGTACGAGCTCGGCGTCGACGGCATCGGGGTCGCGCTCATCGCGCTCACCGCCCTGCTGATCCCGTTCATCGTCCTGGCCGGCTGGCACGACGCCGACCCCCTGGAGACCTCCTCCAGGCGGTGGCGGCCCACGCAGGGCTTCTTCGCCCTGATCCTCATGGTCGAGGCGATGGTGATCCTCTCCTTCGAGGCCACCGACGTCTTCCTCTTCTACATCCTGTTCGAAGCCATGCTCATCCCGATGTACTTCCTCATCGGCGGCTTCGGCGACCGCGCCCACACGGGCTCCGACGAGAACGCGGCGGCCCAGCGCTCGTACGCGGCCGTCAAGTTCCTGCTCTACAACCTCGTCGGCGGCCTGATCATGCTGGCCGCGGTCATCGGGCTCTACGTGGTCGCGGGGAACTTCTCGCTCACCGAGATCGCCGAGGCCCGGGCCAACGGCTCGCTCGACATGGCGACCAACACCGAGCGGCTGCTGTTCCTCGGCTTCTTCTTCGCCTTCGCGGTGAAGGCGCCGCTGTGGCCGCTGCACACCTGGCTGCCGAACGCGATGGGGGAGGCCACCGCCCCGGTCGCCGTCCTCATCACCGCCGTCGTCGACAAGGTCGGCACCTTCGCGATGCTCCGCTTCTGCCTCGGCCTCTTCCCCGAGGCCAGCAAGTGGGCCACCCCCGCGATCGTCGTCCTCGCCCTCATCAGCATCGTCTACGGCGCGCTGCTCGCCGTCGGCCAGCGGGACATCAAGCGCCTGGTCGCCTACGCGTCGATCTCGCACTTCGGCTTCATCATCCTGGGCATCTTCGCGATGACCAGCCAGGGCCAGTCCGGCGCCACGCTCTACATGGTCAACCACGGCATCTCGACCGCCGCGCTCATGCTCGTCGCCGGCTTCCTGATCTCCCGGCGCGGCTCGCGGCTCATCGCCGACTACGGCGGTGTGCAGAAGGTCGCCCCGGTGCTCGCCGGCACCTTCCTGATCGGCGGCCTCGCGACCCTGTCGCTGCCCGGACTCGCCCCGTTCGTCAGCGAGTTCCTCGTCCTGGTCGGCGCCTTCGAGCGCTACCCGGTGGCCGGCATCATCGCCACCACCGGCATCGTCCTCGCCGCGCTCTACACCCTCGTCCTGTACCAGCGGACGATGACCGGGCCGGTGAAGGAGGAGGTGCGGGCACTGCCCGACCTGCGCGCGCGCGAACTGGCCGTGGTCGTCCCGCTGATCGCCGTCCTGATCTTCCTCGGGGTCTTCCCGAAGCCGCTGACGGACGTCGTCAACCCGGCCGTGCGGCACACCATGTCCGACGTCCAGCAGAAGGACCCCGAGCCCCAGATTCAGAACGTGGAGGCGGCCAAGTGA
- the nuoN gene encoding NADH-quinone oxidoreductase subunit NuoN has protein sequence MSSMAVHSLWTTAAGPLDKIPAPHIEYTQLSPVLIVLGAAVVSVLVEAFVPRKARYHSQVFLSVAALAAAFAAIVGLAAGGYGSTKAHIAAMGAVAVDGPALFLQGTILLASIVALFTFAERRLDPADHGHKVDSFAAEAAAVPGSEHEKAAVKAGFTTTEVFPLALFAISGMLVFPAANDLLTLFVALEVFSLPLYLLCAVARRKRLMSQEAAVKYFLLGAFSSAFLLFGIALLYGYAGSVSYATIARVVDGSIGAVDPALADTMGNDALLLIGFAMVLVGLLFKVGAVPFHMWTPDVYQGAPTPVTGFMAAATKVAAFGALLRLLYVVLPGLTWDWRPVMWGVAIVTMLGGAIVAITQTDIKRLLAYSSIAHAGFLLAGVIAATPSGISSVLFYLGAYSFVTIGAFAVVTLVRDAGGEATHLSKWAGLGRRSPLVAAVFAVFLLAFAGIPLTSGFSGKFAVFKAAADGGAGALVVVGVISSAIAAFFYIRVIVLMFFSEPKADGPTVAVPSALTSLTIAAGVVVTLVLGLAPQYFLDLANQASVFVR, from the coding sequence GTGAGTTCCATGGCTGTCCACAGCTTGTGGACGACGGCTGCCGGGCCGCTCGACAAGATCCCGGCGCCCCACATCGAGTACACGCAACTCTCGCCCGTGCTCATCGTGCTCGGTGCCGCGGTCGTCAGCGTCCTCGTCGAGGCCTTCGTGCCCCGCAAGGCCCGCTACCACAGCCAGGTCTTCCTCTCCGTCGCGGCGCTCGCCGCCGCCTTCGCCGCCATCGTCGGCCTGGCGGCGGGCGGTTACGGCTCCACCAAGGCCCACATCGCGGCCATGGGCGCCGTCGCCGTCGACGGACCCGCCCTGTTCCTCCAGGGCACCATTCTCCTCGCCTCCATCGTGGCGCTCTTCACCTTCGCCGAGCGCAGGCTCGACCCGGCCGACCACGGCCACAAGGTCGACTCCTTCGCCGCCGAGGCCGCCGCCGTCCCCGGCAGCGAGCACGAGAAGGCCGCCGTCAAGGCGGGCTTCACCACCACCGAGGTCTTCCCGCTCGCGCTCTTCGCGATCTCCGGCATGCTGGTCTTCCCGGCCGCCAACGACCTCCTGACGCTCTTCGTCGCCCTGGAGGTCTTCTCCCTCCCGCTGTACCTGCTCTGCGCCGTCGCCCGCCGCAAGCGGCTGATGTCGCAGGAGGCGGCCGTCAAGTACTTCCTGCTCGGCGCCTTCTCCTCGGCCTTCCTGCTCTTCGGGATCGCCCTGCTCTACGGCTACGCGGGCTCCGTCTCGTACGCGACGATCGCCCGGGTCGTCGACGGCTCGATCGGCGCCGTCGACCCGGCGCTCGCCGACACCATGGGCAACGACGCGCTGCTGCTCATCGGCTTCGCCATGGTCCTCGTGGGGCTCCTCTTCAAGGTCGGCGCCGTGCCCTTCCACATGTGGACCCCGGACGTCTACCAGGGCGCCCCGACCCCGGTCACCGGCTTCATGGCCGCCGCCACCAAGGTCGCCGCCTTCGGCGCGCTGCTCCGCCTGCTCTACGTGGTGCTGCCCGGTCTCACCTGGGACTGGCGGCCGGTCATGTGGGGCGTCGCCATCGTCACCATGCTGGGCGGTGCGATCGTCGCCATCACCCAGACCGACATCAAGCGGCTCCTGGCGTACTCGTCGATCGCGCACGCGGGCTTCCTGCTCGCGGGCGTCATCGCGGCGACGCCGTCCGGCATCTCGTCCGTCCTGTTCTACCTGGGCGCCTACTCCTTCGTGACGATCGGCGCCTTCGCCGTCGTCACCCTGGTCCGGGACGCGGGCGGCGAGGCCACCCACCTGTCCAAGTGGGCCGGGCTCGGCCGCCGTTCGCCGCTCGTCGCGGCGGTCTTCGCGGTCTTCCTGCTCGCCTTCGCCGGCATTCCGCTGACCTCCGGCTTCTCCGGGAAGTTCGCGGTCTTCAAGGCGGCGGCGGACGGCGGCGCGGGCGCGCTCGTCGTGGTCGGTGTGATCTCCTCGGCGATCGCCGCGTTCTTCTACATCCGGGTCATCGTGCTCATGTTCTTCAGCGAGCCGAAGGCGGACGGCCCGACGGTCGCCGTGCCCTCGGCCCTGACGAGCCTCACGATCGCCGCGGGCGTCGTGGTCACCCTGGTCCTCGGCCTCGCCCCGCAGTACTTCCTGGACCTGGCGAACCAGGCGAGCGTGTTCGTCCGGTAG
- a CDS encoding DUF6445 family protein → MSFNPPQTPFRPPARPAARPAGLPVLPYRKPTKGRDYWVIDDVLPNIDEVRARCLAKDDWVQGAPVNPEPWPGQRAMPALEPGELARVERLVRKATGAPRIWAENPDGAGTFNHNCVQAVGKDECEPRPHTDSRSLCRYAAVLYLSPDTPKDCGTSFYRQNLPGGRLGGNQVLAPHNNLVDALGTRFVPPDSFTEDIRVPHRYNRLLLYSANLMHSATGYWGTTLEDKRMTAVFFWMA, encoded by the coding sequence ATGTCCTTCAACCCCCCACAAACCCCCTTCCGTCCCCCCGCACGACCCGCCGCCCGCCCCGCCGGACTCCCGGTCCTCCCCTACCGGAAGCCGACGAAGGGCCGCGACTACTGGGTCATCGACGACGTCCTGCCGAACATCGACGAGGTGCGCGCCCGGTGCCTCGCCAAGGACGACTGGGTCCAGGGCGCCCCGGTCAACCCCGAGCCCTGGCCGGGCCAGCGGGCCATGCCCGCCCTGGAGCCGGGCGAACTCGCCCGCGTGGAAAGGCTGGTGCGCAAGGCCACCGGCGCCCCGCGGATCTGGGCCGAGAACCCGGACGGCGCCGGCACCTTCAACCACAACTGCGTCCAGGCCGTCGGCAAGGACGAGTGCGAGCCCCGCCCGCACACCGACTCCCGCAGCCTGTGCCGCTACGCCGCCGTGCTCTACCTCAGCCCGGACACCCCCAAGGACTGCGGCACCAGCTTCTACCGCCAGAACCTCCCGGGCGGCCGGCTCGGCGGCAACCAGGTCCTGGCCCCGCACAACAACCTGGTCGACGCCCTGGGCACCCGCTTCGTCCCCCCGGACTCCTTCACCGAGGACATCCGCGTCCCCCACCGCTACAACCGCCTGCTGCTGTACTCCGCGAACCTGATGCACAGCGCGACGGGCTACTGGGGCACCACCCTGGAGGACAAGCGGATGACCGCCGTCTTCTTCTGGATGGCCTGA
- the fahA gene encoding fumarylacetoacetase, whose product MSEHSPLDLAEGDPFGPHNLPYGVFSTADEPGRRRLGVRIGGHVLDAGAAAHALGSPYAALLAQPSLNPLLAAGRTAWRDVRRALTAWVTVPAHRADIEPLLHPLDAVTLHLPYEVADYVDFYASEHHATNVGKIFRPDGDALTPNWKHLPIGYHGRAGTVVVSGTDVVRPSGQRKAPSDPAPVFGPSVKLDIEAEVGFLVGTPSELGKPVPLADFREHVFGLTLLNDWSARDVQAWEYVPLGPFLGKSFQTSVSAWVTPLEALDAARTAPPARDFPLLPYLDDAAEEEPGGFDLRISVEINGEVVAEPPFSSMYWTAAQQLAHMTVNGASLRTGDLYGSGTVSGPEVNQRGSLLELTWNGRDALELPGGKRTFLEDGDEVVLTAWAPGPDGTRVALGEVRGRIVPSA is encoded by the coding sequence ATGTCCGAGCACAGCCCGCTCGATCTGGCCGAGGGCGACCCCTTCGGCCCGCACAACCTCCCGTACGGCGTCTTCTCCACCGCCGACGAGCCCGGGCGGCGCCGGCTCGGCGTCCGCATCGGCGGGCACGTCCTGGACGCGGGTGCCGCGGCGCACGCGCTCGGCTCCCCGTACGCGGCGCTGCTCGCGCAGCCCAGCCTCAACCCGCTGCTCGCGGCCGGGCGGACCGCCTGGCGCGACGTCCGCCGGGCGCTGACGGCCTGGGTGACGGTGCCCGCGCACCGGGCGGACATCGAGCCGCTGCTCCACCCGCTCGACGCGGTGACGCTGCACCTGCCGTACGAGGTCGCGGACTACGTCGACTTCTACGCGAGCGAGCACCACGCGACGAACGTGGGGAAGATCTTCCGCCCCGACGGCGACGCGCTCACCCCCAACTGGAAGCACCTGCCGATCGGTTACCACGGTCGCGCGGGCACGGTCGTGGTCTCCGGCACCGATGTCGTACGCCCCTCCGGGCAGCGCAAGGCCCCGTCGGACCCGGCGCCGGTCTTCGGCCCCTCGGTCAAGCTGGACATCGAGGCGGAGGTCGGCTTCCTCGTCGGCACCCCGTCCGAGCTCGGGAAGCCGGTCCCGCTGGCCGACTTCCGGGAGCACGTCTTCGGCCTGACGCTGCTCAACGACTGGTCGGCGCGGGACGTGCAGGCCTGGGAGTACGTGCCGCTCGGCCCGTTCCTCGGCAAGTCGTTCCAGACCTCGGTCTCGGCGTGGGTGACGCCCCTGGAGGCCCTGGACGCGGCCCGTACGGCCCCGCCCGCCCGCGACTTCCCGCTCCTCCCCTACCTGGACGACGCGGCGGAGGAGGAGCCGGGCGGCTTCGACCTGCGGATCTCGGTGGAGATCAACGGCGAGGTGGTGGCCGAGCCGCCGTTCTCCTCGATGTACTGGACGGCGGCCCAGCAGCTCGCCCACATGACGGTGAACGGCGCCTCGCTCCGTACGGGCGACCTGTACGGCTCCGGCACGGTCTCCGGGCCCGAGGTGAACCAGCGGGGCTCGCTCCTGGAGCTCACCTGGAACGGCCGCGACGCCCTCGAACTGCCGGGCGGCAAGCGGACGTTCCTGGAGGACGGCGACGAGGTCGTCCTCACGGCCTGGGCCCCGGGCCCGGACGGCACCCGGGTGGCCCTCGGCGAGGTCCGCGGCCGGATCGTCCCCTCCGCCTGA
- a CDS encoding LPXTG cell wall anchor domain-containing protein, which yields MKIRRILATAVAAAVTTPVVFLSAAPAFADAKPSAPATQKPASGEDDPEDDMPSLEELKAAVAEAQKACDKAVVDLDKATEALKALDAADNPLVVAVADAQKAVAEAAAKKTAADEALAKAQEAVTKLPETATEEEKAAAAAAVTAAQTAADEAATAKTAADTKLAQAEGALKAAKDAAAHVVDLAEKVKQSASEKLDEAKEELAFYQDMGGECEEDPSLKVAVSGPKKVTAGEPAVFSMRLTNTSDHELDLVNAFANAIRLPAPGDVIDEDTDFSKLVIPVEWSSADVLEWTSITEKSDSIEVGKLDKGASYDLKLRLTVDAKATAGKGALFGYGEYENNDGSCGFASDFKDVNFDILAADKGDKPKPKPTETATPTPAPTVTTGGNTNTTQQGGTSNTPVTGTLAATGANDTLPLGLAAAGAVALGAGALVFARRRKAATQA from the coding sequence GTGAAGATCCGCCGCATTCTGGCGACCGCCGTGGCCGCCGCCGTGACCACCCCGGTCGTGTTCCTCTCGGCCGCCCCGGCGTTCGCCGACGCCAAGCCGTCGGCCCCGGCGACGCAGAAGCCCGCGTCCGGCGAGGACGACCCCGAGGACGACATGCCCTCGCTCGAGGAGCTGAAGGCCGCCGTCGCCGAGGCCCAGAAGGCGTGCGACAAGGCCGTCGTCGACCTCGACAAGGCCACCGAGGCCCTGAAGGCCCTGGACGCGGCCGACAACCCGCTCGTGGTCGCGGTCGCCGACGCGCAGAAGGCCGTCGCCGAGGCCGCCGCCAAGAAGACGGCCGCCGACGAGGCGCTCGCCAAGGCCCAGGAGGCCGTGACGAAGCTGCCGGAGACCGCGACCGAGGAGGAGAAGGCGGCCGCCGCCGCTGCCGTCACCGCCGCGCAGACGGCCGCCGACGAGGCAGCCACCGCGAAGACCGCCGCCGACACGAAGCTGGCGCAGGCCGAGGGCGCGCTCAAGGCCGCCAAGGACGCCGCCGCGCACGTGGTCGACCTCGCCGAGAAGGTGAAGCAGTCCGCCTCCGAGAAGCTCGACGAGGCCAAGGAAGAGCTCGCCTTCTACCAGGACATGGGGGGCGAGTGCGAGGAGGACCCCTCCCTCAAGGTCGCGGTGAGCGGTCCGAAGAAGGTCACCGCCGGTGAGCCCGCGGTCTTCTCGATGCGCCTCACCAACACCTCCGACCACGAACTGGACCTCGTCAACGCCTTCGCGAACGCCATTCGGCTGCCCGCGCCCGGCGACGTGATCGACGAGGACACGGACTTCTCCAAGCTCGTCATCCCCGTCGAGTGGTCCTCCGCCGACGTCCTGGAGTGGACGTCGATCACCGAGAAGTCCGACTCCATCGAGGTCGGCAAGCTCGACAAGGGCGCCTCGTACGACCTGAAGCTGCGGCTCACGGTCGACGCCAAGGCCACCGCCGGCAAGGGCGCCCTCTTCGGCTACGGGGAGTACGAGAACAACGACGGCTCCTGCGGCTTCGCCAGCGACTTCAAGGACGTCAACTTCGACATCCTCGCCGCCGACAAGGGCGACAAGCCGAAGCCGAAGCCGACGGAGACCGCGACGCCGACCCCGGCGCCGACCGTCACCACCGGCGGCAACACGAACACCACCCAGCAGGGCGGCACGTCGAACACCCCCGTGACCGGCACCCTCGCCGCGACCGGTGCGAACGACACCCTGCCGCTCGGTCTCGCCGCCGCCGGGGCCGTCGCCCTGGGCGCCGGCGCGCTGGTCTTCGCCCGCCGCCGCAAGGCCGCCACGCAGGCGTAA
- a CDS encoding CocE/NonD family hydrolase — MRIRTDFPYETRHEDLRIPLPDGTGLYARVWRPLADEPVPALLEYLPDRLTDWTAPRDRQRHPWYAGHGYASVRVDVRGHGNSEGLPGDAYDAVELADGVAVVNWLAEQEWCTGRVGMFGIGRGGSTALRIAALAPGPLGAVVAVCATDDRYDNDVHYLGGSVLGVGMHARAATALAFTARPPDPRYVGEEWRELWLGRLEAVEPPVHTWLAHQTRDAYWRHGSVREEYGAVRAAVLAVGGWHDPYRDTVLRLARHLPQDRVRAIIGPWSHQYPDRGLPPGPAIGFLQETLRWWDHHLKDVENDVMAEPLLRSWISDAHPPATVYEELPGRWVADPAWPSPHVTPVTYGFQGAPVFVDSPQRTGLDAGRFLPLGNDADLPPDQREEDARSACFDFPVPESAEPIEILGRPSVSLRLTTTAPTGQVVARLCDVAPDGSSTLVTRGALNLSARYGPDRAVEAQIGEPETLVFELNGIGHAFPPGHRVRLAVSSTYWPWIWPQPDAAGFTLDPVGSSLTLPVRTRAEDAVEWEEPEQSAPLGVAHPATLEEPRPERLVVRDVARDEWTLEVDPKYGGTRVYPDGLEYTEDAVETYTVDEGGPLSARTRSEWTIRLHRPELAWDVTIDTRSEISCDADVFHTEDEVVCREGGEVVFHRTWEKRIPRTAG, encoded by the coding sequence ATGCGCATCCGTACCGACTTCCCGTACGAGACCCGCCACGAGGACCTCCGCATCCCGCTGCCGGACGGCACCGGGCTGTACGCGCGCGTGTGGCGTCCGCTCGCCGACGAACCCGTACCGGCCCTCCTGGAGTACCTGCCGGACCGCCTGACCGACTGGACCGCCCCCCGCGACCGGCAGCGCCACCCCTGGTACGCGGGCCACGGCTACGCCTCCGTACGGGTCGACGTCCGCGGCCACGGCAACAGCGAGGGCCTGCCCGGCGACGCGTACGACGCCGTCGAGCTCGCCGACGGCGTCGCCGTCGTGAACTGGCTCGCCGAGCAGGAGTGGTGCACCGGGAGGGTCGGCATGTTCGGCATCGGCCGGGGCGGCTCCACCGCGCTCCGGATCGCCGCCCTCGCCCCCGGACCGCTCGGGGCGGTCGTCGCCGTCTGCGCCACCGACGACCGCTACGACAACGACGTGCACTACCTGGGCGGCTCGGTCCTCGGCGTCGGCATGCACGCCCGGGCGGCCACCGCGCTCGCCTTCACCGCCCGGCCCCCGGACCCCCGGTACGTGGGCGAGGAGTGGCGCGAGCTGTGGCTCGGGCGCCTGGAGGCCGTCGAGCCGCCCGTCCACACCTGGCTCGCCCACCAGACCCGGGACGCGTACTGGAGGCACGGCAGCGTCCGCGAGGAGTACGGGGCCGTCCGGGCCGCCGTCCTCGCCGTCGGCGGCTGGCACGACCCGTACCGCGACACCGTCCTCCGGCTCGCCCGCCACCTCCCCCAGGACCGGGTCCGCGCGATCATCGGCCCCTGGTCCCACCAGTACCCGGACCGCGGCCTGCCGCCGGGCCCGGCGATCGGCTTCCTCCAGGAGACCCTGCGCTGGTGGGACCACCACCTCAAGGACGTCGAGAACGACGTGATGGCCGAGCCGCTGCTCCGCTCCTGGATCAGCGACGCGCACCCGCCGGCCACCGTGTACGAGGAGCTGCCCGGCCGCTGGGTCGCCGACCCCGCCTGGCCCTCCCCGCACGTCACCCCCGTCACGTACGGCTTCCAGGGCGCCCCGGTTTTTGTCGACTCGCCCCAGCGGACCGGGCTCGACGCGGGCCGCTTCCTCCCCCTCGGCAACGACGCCGACCTGCCGCCGGACCAGCGCGAGGAGGACGCCCGCTCGGCCTGCTTCGACTTCCCCGTACCGGAGTCCGCCGAGCCGATCGAGATCCTGGGCCGCCCCTCGGTGAGCCTGCGCCTGACCACCACGGCCCCCACCGGGCAGGTCGTCGCCCGGCTCTGCGACGTCGCCCCCGACGGCTCCTCCACCCTCGTCACCCGGGGCGCCCTGAACCTCTCCGCCCGCTACGGCCCCGACCGGGCCGTGGAGGCCCAGATCGGCGAGCCGGAGACCCTCGTCTTCGAGCTGAACGGCATCGGGCACGCCTTCCCGCCCGGCCACCGGGTGCGGCTCGCCGTCTCCTCCACGTACTGGCCGTGGATCTGGCCCCAGCCCGACGCCGCCGGCTTCACCCTCGACCCGGTCGGCTCCTCCCTCACCCTCCCCGTCCGGACGCGCGCCGAGGACGCCGTCGAGTGGGAGGAGCCGGAGCAGTCCGCGCCGCTCGGCGTCGCCCACCCGGCCACCCTGGAGGAGCCGCGCCCGGAGCGGCTGGTGGTCCGGGACGTCGCCAGGGACGAGTGGACGCTCGAGGTCGACCCGAAGTACGGCGGCACGCGCGTGTACCCGGACGGCCTGGAGTACACCGAGGACGCCGTGGAGACGTACACCGTCGACGAGGGCGGCCCGCTGTCCGCCCGGACCCGCTCGGAGTGGACGATCCGGCTGCACCGGCCCGAACTGGCCTGGGACGTCACGATCGACACCCGCTCGGAGATCTCCTGCGACGCGGACGTCTTCCACACCGAGGACGAGGTGGTGTGCAGGGAGGGCGGCGAGGTCGTCTTCCACCGCACCTGGGAAAAGCGGATCCCCCGCACGGCGGGCTGA